From the Lathyrus oleraceus cultivar Zhongwan6 chromosome 4, CAAS_Psat_ZW6_1.0, whole genome shotgun sequence genome, one window contains:
- the LOC127137610 gene encoding uncharacterized protein LOC127137610 encodes MKMHDISAQLKKLEVNMSDSFLVHYILNSLPSKYEPFKISYNTHKDKWSINELMTMCVQEEERLVMEQSESALPTSTRGKNRAFKTDKSQVNQKGKFKIPPQGDIKKEAKCYLCKKGGHMKKECPGFKEWLEKKGYAKPKEASGK; translated from the coding sequence ATGAAAATGCATGATATTTCAGCTCAACTTAAGAAACTTGAGGTTAATATGTCTGACTCCTTCCTGGTGCACTATATTCTGAACTCTCTTCCGTCTAAGTATGAGCCTTTCAAGATCTCCTACAATACACATAAAGACAAATGGTCAATCAATGAATTAATGACCATGTGTGTTCAGGAAGAAGAAAGACTTGTAATGGAACAGAGTGAGAGTGCATTGCCGACAAGCACTCGCGGGAAGAACAGAGCTTTCAAAACTGACAAGTCACAAGTCAATCAGAAAGGGAAATTCAAAATACCACCGCAAGGTGATATCAAGAAAGAAGCAAAGTGCTACTTATGTAAAAAGGGAGGACACATGAAGAAGGAATGCCCTGGATTCAAAGAATGGCTTGAGAAGAAAGGGTATGCAAAACCTAAGGAAGCCAGTGGGAAGTGA
- the LOC127137609 gene encoding zinc finger BED domain-containing protein RICESLEEPER 2-like encodes MNAIHCYYNRKKFNFGSTLKLNHGLSSSSVLYLRFSKVFSDVKSFHVGYNRMSQTDPVTQFDIVNNLIQAETTEAPPPSVQSSETNNDEENANKKRKVGEASNNSNVIAGDSGNRKPIKSRSWTWEHFTKIGSRAKCNWCDVTYAADSQRNGTSNLKHHLLHQCKKFPKESLDPTQQTLVLQQLKKEDGNGSGSVFTGVHFDAEACRKALARMIIVDELPFKFVEGEGFLHFMSVVQPKLSIPKRITIARDCWDLYTSEKHKLKSVLNKSNQCVCLTTDCWTSVQNLSYLCLTAHFIDHDWKIHKRILNFCPIVNHKGVTIGKKIEKCLEEWLIGNVFTITVDNASSNDVAITYLKNTINDWNSHPLKGGHMHVRCCAHILNLVVQDGLEDYHSSISKIRNAVRYVRASPGRMDRFKTCIKEVRLQEKSIVQLDVSTRWNSTYIMLESALKFQKAFKRLSEKCADFVLMKDGIPNKEDWDNAKCFVNFLKIFFDITKKVSGSTFVTSSQYFNEHIKILTTLNGWIELKSSDNLLGIMAENMKVKYDKYWGKVEKMNMLIFVAVVLDPRHKMQFVRWGLNRAYPNDVAVSLYKKTEETLNKIFESYRLFLELKAPEDAFALEVEMDMNLNESMQKNELDLYLMENLEKKGPGFDILNWWKVNSNKYPILGQMARDILAIPVSTVASESAFSTGGRVLTCYRSSLMPKTVEALICTQNWCKSSPVSVDIEELVDELENLELELAPIPQLNEGVSDIDSD; translated from the exons ATGAATGCTATTCATTGTTATTATAACCGCAAGAAATTCAATTTCGGCTCAACGTTAAAGTTGAATCATGgcctttcttcttcttcagtTCTCTATTTAAG ATTTTCTAAAGTT ttttctGATGTGAAATCGTTTCATGTTGGTTATAACA GAATGAGCCAAACTGATCCTGTAACTCAATTTGATATTGTCAACAACCTTATTCAG GCTGAAACAACTGAAGCTCCACCTCCATCGGTACAAAGTAGTGAAACAAACAATGATGAAGAAAATGCTAACAAGAAAAGAAAGGTTGGAGAAGCTTCCAATAATTCTAATGTTATAGCTGGAGATTCAGGTAACAGAAAACCTATTAAATCTAGATCTTGGACTTGGGAACATTTTACAAAAATAGGATCAAGAGCTAAGTGTAATTGGTGTGATGTAACATATGCTGCTGATTCACAAAGAAATGGCACTAGTAATTTAAAACACCATTTGCTGCATCAGTGTAAGAAGTTTCCAAAAGAGTCTCTTGATCCCACTCAACAGACTCTTGTTCTTCAACAATTGAAAAAAGAAGATGGGAATGGATCTGGTAGTGTTTTCACTGGTGTTCATTTTGATGCCGAGGCATGTAGGAAAGCTTTAGCTAGGATGATTATTGTTGATGAGTTGCCTTTTAAGTTTGTTGAGGGAGAGGGGTTTCTTCATTTTATGAGTGTTGTGCAACCTAAACTCTCAATTCCTAAAAGGATTACAATTGCTAGAGATTGTTGGGATTTGTACACGAGTGAGAAACATAAGTTAAAAAGTGTGCTAAATAAATCAAATCAATGTGTCTGTCTTACAACTGATTGTTGGACATCTGTTCAAAATTTGAGTTATCTTTGTCTCACTGCACATTTCATTGATCATGATTGGAAAATCCATAAAAGGATTCTAAATTTTTGTCCAATTGTGAATCACAAAGGAGTAACCATCGgcaaaaaaattgaaaaatgttTGGAGGAATGGCTAATAGGTAATGTTTTCACCATTACGGTTGATAATGCTAGTTCTAACGATGTTGCTATAACTTACTTGAAAAATACAATTAACGATTGGAATTCTCATCCATTGAAAGGGGGACATATGCATGTTCGCTGTTGTGCACATATTCTGAATCTTGTGGTCCAAGATGGGCTGGAAGACTATCATTCTTCAATTAGTAAGATTAGGAATGCTGTTAGATATGTTCGTGCATCTCCGGGTCGTATGGATAGATTTAAAACTTGCATTAAGGAAGTTAGGTTACAAGAAAAATCAATTGTTCAGTTGGATGTTTCCACTAGGTGGAATTCCACATATATTATGCTTGAAAGTGCATTGAAGTTTCAAAAGGCATTTAAGAGATTGAGTGAGAAGTGTGCTGATTTTGTGCTGATGAAAGATGGTATTCCTAATAAAGAGGATTGGGATAATGCAAAATGCTTTGTtaattttttgaaaatattttttgatatcACAAAGAAGGTTTCAGGTAGTACTTTTGTGACCTCTTCTCAATATTTTAATGAGCATATTAAGATATTGACTACCTTGAACGGGTGGATAGAATTAAAAAGTTCAGACAACTTGCTTGGAATTATGGCTGAAAATATGAAAGTTAAGTATGATAAATATTGGGGTAAGGTTGAAAAAATGAATATGTTGATCTTTGTTGCTGTTGTGCTTGATCCTCGACATAAGATGCAGTTTGTTAGGTGGGGATTGAACAGGGCATATCCAAATGATGTTGCTGTATCTTTGTATAAAAAAACGGAGGAgacattaaataaaatatttgaGAGTTATAGGCTTTTCCTTG AACTTAAAGCACCAGAGGATGCATTTGCTTTAGAGGTTGAGATGGACATGAATCTTAATGAGAGCATGCAGAAAAATGAATTGGATTTGTATCTCATGGAGAATTTGGAGAAGAAAGGTCCTGGTTTTGATATCTTGAATTGGTGGAAGGTGAATTCCAACAAGTATCCTATTCTTGGTCAAATGGCTAGAGATATATTGGCCATTCCTGTATCTACTGTAGCTTCAGAGTCTGCCTTCTCTACCGGAGGTAGAGTGCTTACTTGCTATAGAAGTTCTCTTATGCCAAAAACAGTTGAAGCTTTAATTTGTACACAAAATTGGTGTAAATCTTCCCCGGTGTCGGTGGATATTGAAGAGCTTGTGGATGAGTTAGAAAATCTGGAATTAG AACTTGCTCCAATCCCACAATTGAATGAAGGTGTATCTGATATAGACTCTGATTAG